GAACGGTCTGGGGACCATCACATCGCAGAGTCGTCTCGCGACGATGAGCTGCGCAAGGCGGGACGTCAGATGCAACGTCCCGCCTTTTTCGTTGCCTCGCGGCATCGCGACGCCCTATGGTGATCCTGATGGCCTGGGGGTCATCGAGTTCCACTTTCGATAGCTGATGCGAGCTATGGAGAGGCGGGTCGCAGTGCCGCATCCCGCATCTCTGCGTTTCCAGCGTCGAATCCGCATGTTGCACGGCCCGCATCCGGGCACAAAAAAACCCCGGCTGACCGGGGTTGTTCTTGTGCGCGATACTGGGATCGAACCAGTGACCTCTTCCGTGTCAGGGAAGCGCGCTACCGCTGCGCCAATCGCGCCTATACAGGCTTATTCAGTTATGAGGCGAGGTGGCGACGGGATTCGAACCCGTGTAAACGGCTTTGCAGGCCGGTGCCTAGCCGCTCGGCCACGCCACCGTGTGGATTAACCGTGTGGTTTGACCCCACGTGCCGTGATCGCTTCGAAAAACGATCCCTGCACTTGAGCGGATGACGAGACTCGAACTCGCGACCCTCACCTTGGCAAGGTGATGCGCTACCAACTGCGCTACATCCGCGTGCTCCCTGGTTGCCCCGGGAACTCGATCGACTCTAGCCGACTATTTCGCCATCGCAAAACTGAGCGCGCCCCGCGCGTGTCCCGGTGTGTCGGATGCCGGACGATTCGTGCCGGAGCCCGGCATCCGGTAGCATCGAGTCTCGGCCCGCATGGGTCTTGGGCGATTGGCGCAGTTGGTAGCGCGCTTCCTTCACACGGAAGAGGTCATCAGTTCGAGTCTGGTATCGCCCACCATCGAACCCCCGGCTCAGCCGGGGGTTTTCTCCTCACGGCGTACCGCCGGACGCCCGGCACCGCACGCCGCGTAGCGTCGCTGTCATGAGCGTCTCCCCCGGCATCCGCGTGACGCTGGTGGTCGTCGCCCTCTTCAACCTGGTCTCGGCTCTCGCCGGTTGTGTGCTCCTCGTGGTCGCGGGCGGCGACAGTGTCGGAATGCCGAACGAATGGCTCGCGCGCACGCCTTTTCCCTCCTGGGCGTGGCCGGGACTCATCCTCGGTGTCATCGTCGGCGGCACTCAGCTGGTGGCGCTCATCGCGCAGCGACGACGGTACGTGCTCGCGTGGGGGCTGCACGCGGCATCCGGTCTCGTGATGATGATCTGGATATTCGTCGAGATCGCCCCGCTGCTGGTGTGGTCGCCACTGCACGGCGTGTACTTCCTCACCGAGCTGGTGCAGACGGTGCTCGCCGTGCTGGCGCTCGGTGCGTGGCCGCAGCCCTTCTTCGCGCGGATGCCGAGACGATCGCGCACGGGAGTGGGAAACACGACCGACACGCCAGCCTGACACACTGGCGTGATGACCACCGCCCGGATCATCGTTCTGTTCGTCCTCGCGGCGATCGCCGAGATCGGCGGCGCCTGGCTCATCTGGCAATCGGTGCGCGAGAATCGCGGCTGGCTCTTCGCCGTCCTCGGCGTGATCGCCCTCGGTGGCTACGGGTTCGTCGCGGCCTTCCAGCCCGACGCGCACTTCGGGCGCGTGCTGGCCGCGTACGGCGGCGTCTTCGTCGCGGGCTCGCTCGCATGGGGAATCGTGATCGACGGCTTCACACCCACGCTGTGGGACTATGTGGGCTCGGCTGTGGCCCTGCTCGGCGCCGCGATCATCATCTTCGCCCCTGCGCTCCAGCGTACTTCGGAGTAACCTCCGAAGCCCCCGCCGCCTCAGCCCTCGTTCAGCCAGCCGTAGCGCCCTTGCAGAGCCGCGGCGACGGCGGCGAACCGTCGGCGATCCAGCGCTGCGGCCTCGCGCCGCATCCCTCGCACGTGCACGCTGTACAGCTGCTCGATGTCGACCCACGAGGGGCGCCCCTGCGAGTCCCACGGCCCGGTGCCGATGGAGAGGTAGTCGCGGTCGCCGTCGTGCGCCTTGCTGGTCAAACGAATCGCGAACACACGGTCGGCCCCGTCGTGGCCGATCACCAGTACGGGGCGGTCCTTGCCGCGCCCGTCGTTCTCCTCGTATGGCACCCAGGTCCACACGATCTCGCCGGCATCAGGAGCGCCGTCGCGCTGCGGGGCGTATGTGATCGTCAGCCTGCCCCGCGCCGGTGGGCGTACCTCGCGGGTCGCCGTCTGCCCGCCCTGACCGGGACTGAGCGTGGGTGTGGTGGTGGGGCGCGACCGGGGACTCTTCGCCGGCGCCGAGGAGCGTGAGCGGCCACCGAGGAGGCCGAGGATCCCCCGAACGAGGGACGTCAGGGGGCCGCGGCCGTCGCGAGATGCCATGGCTTCACGCTACCAACCGCTGTCGCACGTCTTCGCACGGCGAAGGGGCGCCGGACCGTGAGATCCGACGCCCCTTCGATGGGTGCGAGTCAGTCGACGAGCGCGTAGCCCTCTTCGCCATGCACGACGGTGTCGATGCCGGCGATCTCGTCCTCGTTCTTCACGCGGAAGCCGATCGTCTTCTCGATGATGAAGCCCAGCACGTAGGCGACCACGAAGGAGAACACCAGCACCGTGACGGCGGCGATCGCCTGGAGGATCAGCTGCTCGGCGTTGCCGCCGAGGAACAGGCCCGTACCCGTGGCGAAGAAGCCGAGGTAGAGCGTTCCGATCAGACCACCGACGAGGTGGACACCCACGACGTCGAGCGAGTCGTCGAAGCCGAGACGCCACTTGAGCTCGACCGCGAGGGCGCAGACCGCACCGGCGATGATGCCGAGCAGCAGCGACCAGCCCGGCGCCAGGTTGGCGCAGGAGGGCGTGATGGCGACGAGGCCGGCGACGGCACCCGAGGCGGCGCCGACGGCGGTCGGCTTGCCGTCCTTGAGCTTCTCGACCATCGCCCAACCGAGGATGGCCGCCGCGGTGGCGCCCAGCGTGTTCAGCACGATGAGGCCGGCGGGCGAGCCGACGCCGGCGATGCCGGAGAGGATGTCACCGCTCGTGCCCTCGGGGGCGGCGTAGAAGGCCGCGGCGCCGGCGTTGAAGCCGAACCAGCCGAACCACAGGATCGCTGCTCCCAGCATCACCAGCGGCACGTTGTGCGGCTTGTGGATGCCCTTCTGGAAGCCGACGCGCTTGCCGAGCACCAGGGCGAGAGCGAGGGCGGCTGCACCGGCGTTGATGTGGACAGCGGTTCCACCGGCGTAGTCGATCACCTCGGTCGAGAAGCCCAGGGTGGTTCCGAGGTTGAAGATCCAGCCGTTGGTGTTCCACACCCAGCCGGCGACGGCGAAGTAGTCGATCGTCGCGAAGAAGAACGCGAAGATCATCCACGAGCCGAAGCGGGCGCGGTCGGCGATGGCGCCGGAGATGAGGGCCACGGTGATGATCGCGAAGGTGGCGCCGTAGGCGACGGCCGTGAGGTTCACGGTCGCGTTCTCACCGGTCGCCATCGCGCCGAGGCCGAAGTCGGAGAAGGGGTTGCCCAGGATGCCGCCCCACCAGTCGGCGGTCTGCATGTTGTATCCGTAGAGGATCCAGAGCACCGCGACGAGACCCATCGCGCCGAAGCTCATCATCATCATGCTGATGACGCTCTTCGCCTTGACGAGGCCGCCGTAGAAGAAAGCCACGCCCGGCGTCATAAAGAGCACGAGAGCCGTAGCGGCGATATACCAAGCGAGATTTCCGCTGTCCATGAAGGTCCTCACTGATGTGTTGTGTAACTCGGACCGGGTCGCCGCGGTTTCGGGGTCGGGGCGTCCCAGCGCACTCAGTGTTGCGGTACGCGGTTACCGCCGGTATCCGCGTCGTGTTTCGCGTTGGTTACGCGCGCCGCGTCCAGGTAAACATCACGTTTCGGGGTGGCGGGCATCGCCGCTGAGGGCGATCAGGAATGCGTGAGCGCGTTGAGGCGCGAGATCGCGCGCAGGTATTTCTTGCGATAGCCGCCCGCGAGCATCTCTTCGCCGAAGACCTCGTCGAGGGGGCGACCGGTCGCGCGCACCGGGATCTGCGCGTCGTATGCCCGGTCCACGAAGGCGACGAAGCGCAGTGCGGCGGACTGGTCCTGAAGAGTGATCACGTCACGCAGGCCGATCATCGACAGGTTCTCGATCAGGCGCACGTAGCGCGAAGGGTGCACCGTCGCGAGGTGGCGGATCAGTTCGGCGAACGCGTCGTCCGAGACGACACCGGATGCCGCGGCGCCATCGATGGCCGCGCGGTAGGCGGCGTCGTCGCACACCTCGGCGTGCCCATCGAGGGCGCGCTGACGGTAGTCTGTGCCGTCGATGCGGATGGTCTCGAAGCTCGATGCCATGGCGCGGATCTCGCGGAGGAAGTCCTGCGCGGCGAATCGCCCTTCGCCGAGCGCATTGGGCGGGGTGTTCGATGTCGCCGCGAGCCGCGTTCCGGTGGGGACCAGCTCCCCCAGCAGTCGGGTCATCACCATGGTGTCACCCGGGTCGTCGAGCTCGAACTCGTCGATGCACAGCAGGTCCGCTCCGCGGAAGAGCTCGACCGTCTTCTGGTACCCGAGTGCTCCGACCAATGCGGTGTATTCGATGAACGATCCGAAGTACTTCCGTCGCGCCGGCATCGCGTGATAGATGGCCGCGAGCAGATGGGTCTTGCCGACGCCGAACCCGCCGTCGAGATACACGCCCGGCTTCATCTCCGGCACCTTCTTCGCGCGGCGGAAGAGTCCGCCGCGCTCAGCCGGACCCCCGCCGAGGCTGAACGCGATGAGCCGTTCCTTGGCCTCGTGCTGCGAAGGAAAAGACGGATCGGCGCGATACGTGTCGAAGGTCGCACCGTCGAACTGCGGCGGCGGCACGAGTGCGGCGACCATCTCTGCGCCGGACACCGCCGGCTGACGATCGACGAGGCGAATCGTGCCGGAGTCGGTGGATGTCATCGTTCTCCCTCGTCGACCGCCGGTGCGCTCACCAGGTCGTGTGCGCGCAGCCAATCGCCGATCGCGTCGGTCCAGCGCTGCTGGTCGTAGTTCCAGAGCTTGGTGTGTCTGGCGGTGCGGAACACCTGCAACTCGACGAGATCGGGTCGCGCATCGGCCAGACGATGCGATGCGCTCGACGGAACGAATCCGTCATCGTCGCTGTGCAGGATCAGGGCGGGGTGGCGCAGTTCGGCGGCGCGCGCCACGATGTCGAGCCGGTCGAGCGGAATGGGTCCGTCGGCGCCGATGGCGGGAGCCGCCCATCCGGTGCGGAGGGCCCCCATCGCCAGATCGGTCACCGGCGTGGGCACGTGCAGCGCCCGGGCCTGGTAGGTGAGGACGGTGCGCCAGTCGACGACGGGTGAATCGAGGATGACCCCTTCGATCTGCTCGCGGTGCGCGGAGCCGAGCGATGTCTGCAGGGCGATCGCGCCCCCCATCGACCAGCCCATCAGCACGATGCGGCGGGCACCATGGCGCAGGGCCCAGCTGACGGCGGCATCGACGTCGCGCCACTCGGTGGCGCCGAGCGCGTAGGCTCCGGCACGGCTTCGCGGAGCCTCACCGTCGTTGCGGTACGACACGACGAGCGACGTGATGCCCAGGGCGTGGAACACCGGCACTGCGCGCAGGCATTCGGCTCGCGTCGTGCCACGACCGTGGATCTGGATGACCCAGGTCTCGTGGTCCGCGTCGCTCCGCGGCTCGGCCGGGAACAGCCAGGCCGGACAGGCGCCGATCGCGGCAGGCACGTGCTCGTGCGTGAAAGGCAGATGGAGCTCTTCCGGCCGCTCGTAATACCAGCCGCTGAACGCCGCATCGGCGGCGAGGCTCGATTCGCCGCCGACCTGCGTGAGGAGCTTCCGCTTGACGGTCTCGCCGTCGCTGGCCAGCACAGAGCCCACTTTGAGATAGTCGGCGGAGCCGGTCGTGAACAGGCCGTAGCGCCCCGGCAGCACCGTGTCGGGCGTGCGCGCCAGCGTGATGGTCTGGGCGGGCACGTCGATGTCGACGATGCGTGTGTCGGGCACGCGCCGTGAGGGCGTCACCACGCGTCGGGCCATGCGAAGGGCGACGGCGAATGCCATCGCGGCCGTTGCCAACAACGCCGCCGCAAGGGAGAGGGCAAGCATCCGCAGGGTGGCCGGAGCGCCGATTCGTGAGGCGCCGAGGGCGGCGCGCCTGGGTGCCTTCATCGTGGGCCCATCCTAGTCTGTGACCGTGGATGACACCCGTCCCGCCGCTGAGACACCGGCCTTCGCGCGCGCCGCAGAACAGCTGCGGTCCCTGACCTTCCGGTCCGACTTCTCCGTGCGTGAGATCGCCGCCCCGACGAGCCTCGCGCCGGAGGCGATCGCCTTCGCGGGAGACGTCCGTCCGGATGCGGACGGGCTGGACTCGCCGTATGGAACCGGGCGCTTCGTCCTCATGCACGACCCGGCCGAACCGGACTCCTGGGGCGGTCCGTGGCGTATCGTGTGTTTTGCGCAAGCTCCGCTCGAACCCGAGATCGGCGTCGACCCGTTGCTCGCGGACGTCGCCTGGTCATGGCTCGTCGATGCGCTTCAGACGCGCGGGGCGGCCTTCCATGCAGAGTCCGGAACGGCGACCAAGACCCTGTCGAAGGGGTTCGGCTCGCTCGCCGAGGAGGGTGACGGGGCGCAGATCGAGTTGCGGTCGTCCTGGACGCCCGCGGGCGACCTGAGCGCCCACGTGGAGGCGTGGGCGGAGCTCGTGTGCATGCTGGCGGGTCTGCCGCCGGGATCAGAGGGCATCGCCGTGTTCGGTTCGCAGCGGAGTGCATCAGGAAGGGGAACGCGTGGCTGAGTACGACGTCATCACGGATGCCGCCGGGCTCGCCGCCGCCGCCACCGCGCTCGCCGCGGGCACCGGCCCCGTCGCCGTCGACGTGGAGCGTGCATCCGGCTTCCGATACTCCCAGCGGGCGTACCTCATCCAGGTGTACCGGCGCGATGCCGGCGTCTTCCTCATCGACCCGCCGGCGGTGGGCGATCTGTCGCCGTTGCAGGATGCGATCGGTGGCATCACCTGGATCCTCCACGCCGCGAGCCAAGACCTCCCGTCGCTGCGCGAAGAGCACCTCGAGCCGCCGCAGATCTTCGACACCGAACTCGCTGCACGTCTGCTCGGGCATGAGCGGGTCGGCCTCGGCGCCGTCGTCGAGGACGCCCTGGGGATCACCCTCGCGAAGGCGCATTCGGCGGCGGACTGGTCGACCCGTCCGCTTCCGCAGCCCTGGCTCGAGTACGCCGCGCTGGACGTGCTCCACCTCGTCGACGTCTTCGACGTGCTGCGCGACGAGCTCGAGGAGCAGGGAAAGACCGACATCGCGGCGCAGGAGTTCGAGACGGTGCGCACGCGACCGGTCAAGCCTGCTCGGGAGGAGCCCTGGCGACGCCTCAGCGGTTTGCACACCGTGCGCGGTCGCCGCGCCCTCGCCGTCGCTCGGGCCCTGTGGATCGCGCGGGAGGAGTACGCGCGCGAGCAGGACACTTCGCCCGGTCGGCTCGTCCCGGATCGGGCGCTGGTGGCCGTCGTCATCGCCGACCCCAAGACCAAGCAGGACCTCGCCCGCGTCAAGGACTTCACCGGCCGAGCGAGCCGCAGCCAGCTCGACCGGTGGTGGGCCGCGATCGAGGCCGGCCGCGCCGATCCCGCGCTGCCCGCCGAGCGCGCCTCCGGTGATGGAATGCCGCCTCCGCGCGCGTGGGCGGAGCGCAACCCGGCAGCGGACCTCCGGCTGAAGGCGGCGCGCCCGCTCGTGGAACGGCTTGCCGCCGACCTGCGGATGCCGACCGAGAATCTCCTGACCCCCGACACGTTGCGTCGTGTCGCATGGGCTCCCCCGGCCGAGATCGACCCGGCATCCATCGGTGACGCGCTCGCGGCCCACGGCGCCCGGCCCTGGCAGATCGAGGCCACGGCGGCGGTGATCGCCGGCGCCTTTGTCGAATCCGTGCAGAGCGCCGAGGCTGCCTCCGACCTCGCGTCGTAGAATCGTTCCAAGCGTTTCCGTGAGACTGAGTTTCATCGTACGCTGGACTGAATCTCAACCCTTGGAGGCAGTGTGGCCGAGCTCTCGGACGTCTACTTCGTCGATGGAATGCGCACCCCGTTCGGTCGCGCCGGCGAGAAGGGCATGTACTGGAACACCCGCGCGGATGACCTCGCGGTCAAGGCGACGATCGGACTCATGGCCCGGAACACCGCTGTTCCCGCCGCTCGCGTCGACGACGTCGCCATCGCCGCGACCAGCCAGACCGGAGAGCAGGGCCTGACGCTCGGGCGCTCCGTGGCCATCCTCGCCGGCCTTCCGCAGACCGTGCCCGGCTTCGCGATCGACCGGATGTGCGCCGGCGCCATGACGAGCGTCGCCATGATGGGTGCCTCAATCAGTGCCGGCATGTACGACGTCGCCCTCGCCGGCGGCGTCGAGCACATGGGCCACTACCCCATCGGCGGGAACGCCGACCCGAATCCCCGGTTCGTGGCCGAGAAGATGGTCGATCCGGGCGCACTGAACATGGGCGTGACGGCCGAGCGCATCTTCGACCGGTTCCCGCAGCTGACCAAGGAGCGCTCCGACCGTTTCGGCATGCTCAGCCAGCACAAG
The DNA window shown above is from Microbacterium laevaniformans and carries:
- a CDS encoding YnfA family protein yields the protein MTTARIIVLFVLAAIAEIGGAWLIWQSVRENRGWLFAVLGVIALGGYGFVAAFQPDAHFGRVLAAYGGVFVAGSLAWGIVIDGFTPTLWDYVGSAVALLGAAIIIFAPALQRTSE
- a CDS encoding type II toxin-antitoxin system PemK/MazF family toxin — protein: MASRDGRGPLTSLVRGILGLLGGRSRSSAPAKSPRSRPTTTPTLSPGQGGQTATREVRPPARGRLTITYAPQRDGAPDAGEIVWTWVPYEENDGRGKDRPVLVIGHDGADRVFAIRLTSKAHDGDRDYLSIGTGPWDSQGRPSWVDIEQLYSVHVRGMRREAAALDRRRFAAVAAALQGRYGWLNEG
- a CDS encoding ammonium transporter; amino-acid sequence: MDSGNLAWYIAATALVLFMTPGVAFFYGGLVKAKSVISMMMMSFGAMGLVAVLWILYGYNMQTADWWGGILGNPFSDFGLGAMATGENATVNLTAVAYGATFAIITVALISGAIADRARFGSWMIFAFFFATIDYFAVAGWVWNTNGWIFNLGTTLGFSTEVIDYAGGTAVHINAGAAALALALVLGKRVGFQKGIHKPHNVPLVMLGAAILWFGWFGFNAGAAAFYAAPEGTSGDILSGIAGVGSPAGLIVLNTLGATAAAILGWAMVEKLKDGKPTAVGAASGAVAGLVAITPSCANLAPGWSLLLGIIAGAVCALAVELKWRLGFDDSLDVVGVHLVGGLIGTLYLGFFATGTGLFLGGNAEQLILQAIAAVTVLVFSFVVAYVLGFIIEKTIGFRVKNEDEIAGIDTVVHGEEGYALVD
- the zapE gene encoding cell division protein ZapE, with the protein product MTSTDSGTIRLVDRQPAVSGAEMVAALVPPPQFDGATFDTYRADPSFPSQHEAKERLIAFSLGGGPAERGGLFRRAKKVPEMKPGVYLDGGFGVGKTHLLAAIYHAMPARRKYFGSFIEYTALVGALGYQKTVELFRGADLLCIDEFELDDPGDTMVMTRLLGELVPTGTRLAATSNTPPNALGEGRFAAQDFLREIRAMASSFETIRIDGTDYRQRALDGHAEVCDDAAYRAAIDGAAASGVVSDDAFAELIRHLATVHPSRYVRLIENLSMIGLRDVITLQDQSAALRFVAFVDRAYDAQIPVRATGRPLDEVFGEEMLAGGYRKKYLRAISRLNALTHS
- a CDS encoding alpha/beta hydrolase family protein — its product is MKAPRRAALGASRIGAPATLRMLALSLAAALLATAAMAFAVALRMARRVVTPSRRVPDTRIVDIDVPAQTITLARTPDTVLPGRYGLFTTGSADYLKVGSVLASDGETVKRKLLTQVGGESSLAADAAFSGWYYERPEELHLPFTHEHVPAAIGACPAWLFPAEPRSDADHETWVIQIHGRGTTRAECLRAVPVFHALGITSLVVSYRNDGEAPRSRAGAYALGATEWRDVDAAVSWALRHGARRIVLMGWSMGGAIALQTSLGSAHREQIEGVILDSPVVDWRTVLTYQARALHVPTPVTDLAMGALRTGWAAPAIGADGPIPLDRLDIVARAAELRHPALILHSDDDGFVPSSASHRLADARPDLVELQVFRTARHTKLWNYDQQRWTDAIGDWLRAHDLVSAPAVDEGER
- a CDS encoding DUF3000 domain-containing protein codes for the protein MDDTRPAAETPAFARAAEQLRSLTFRSDFSVREIAAPTSLAPEAIAFAGDVRPDADGLDSPYGTGRFVLMHDPAEPDSWGGPWRIVCFAQAPLEPEIGVDPLLADVAWSWLVDALQTRGAAFHAESGTATKTLSKGFGSLAEEGDGAQIELRSSWTPAGDLSAHVEAWAELVCMLAGLPPGSEGIAVFGSQRSASGRGTRG
- a CDS encoding ribonuclease D, which encodes MAEYDVITDAAGLAAAATALAAGTGPVAVDVERASGFRYSQRAYLIQVYRRDAGVFLIDPPAVGDLSPLQDAIGGITWILHAASQDLPSLREEHLEPPQIFDTELAARLLGHERVGLGAVVEDALGITLAKAHSAADWSTRPLPQPWLEYAALDVLHLVDVFDVLRDELEEQGKTDIAAQEFETVRTRPVKPAREEPWRRLSGLHTVRGRRALAVARALWIAREEYAREQDTSPGRLVPDRALVAVVIADPKTKQDLARVKDFTGRASRSQLDRWWAAIEAGRADPALPAERASGDGMPPPRAWAERNPAADLRLKAARPLVERLAADLRMPTENLLTPDTLRRVAWAPPAEIDPASIGDALAAHGARPWQIEATAAVIAGAFVESVQSAEAASDLAS